A single Echinimonas agarilytica DNA region contains:
- a CDS encoding ThuA domain-containing protein: MLSPNLNYVLSVDESTYTPGSDWGDQQGRGMGDFHPIAWHQEFDGALVLYPIGTCAGSLSTFSFS, translated from the coding sequence GTGCTCTCACCCAATTTGAATTATGTATTGTCTGTTGATGAATCGACCTACACCCCAGGTTCAGACTGGGGCGATCAGCAGGGTCGTGGGATGGGAGATTTTCACCCCATCGCTTGGCACCAAGAGTTTGATGGGGCGCTCGTTCTATACCCCATTGGGACATGTGCCGGCAGCCTATCAACATTCTCTTTTTCTTAA